ATATCCTCAAAAATAATAATTGAGGATATTTACCCTTATTTTTTTATTCTTTAGTAATTTATAATGCAGTAAAATCTGAGGATAATATATGAAAAAGGCTATTTAACTGAGTTGTGTATAAGAAAAGAATAAAAAACAAATCATATTCGCCTGCATAAAATGTTCTCATATGCAGCATAGCTGCTCTTTCTAAGGTGCACATTTTTCTCACATACGTTCGAAAAGGCAGATGCGCACCTATAAAAAGAGTGCGAAGCACAATACGGAACTTAATATTAAAAATCTCCGGCTCCACAGTCGCCTACAATTTTTTTATATAAAATTATAGAATTTTAGAAAGTTGAGAAGCTGATTAAATCTAGGAGTTTATAAGATTAAATGGCAATGTTGATTTACTCATCTATAAGCTTTGCCTATTTTTCTGAAGGGCATTAGCTATAATATCACAATATTGCACCATATGTTCAATTGGTACAATCATACCTTCTTCAAGCCATTCTCCGGCTGAATAAACTAATGCAGGAGAATAAAACTCTGCAATGATATCTATTGGAACAATAAATTTAGCTCCATTAGTTACATCGAATTCTAGTTTGGATTTTATGCATTGAAGCACTATTTTTTGAAGCATCTTCATTGCAGAACCATTATTTAGTAAGCCGATAGTATACATTTTCTTATTTTCGCGCATATGTTCAAGAAGAAGTTTGAATAAATTAGCATAATATTGATTTGGATT
The window above is part of the Clostridium saccharoperbutylacetonicum N1-4(HMT) genome. Proteins encoded here:
- a CDS encoding TetR/AcrR family transcriptional regulator, encoding MNINVNDENLDLRTRRMHKLLFDTLIDLLTEKNFNDIRISDICDKAMIHRTTFYKHFEDKFQLLDFMLRQLIQDFEKKSLQYTSEDNPNQYYANLFKLLLEHMRENKKMYTIGLLNNGSAMKMLQKIVLQCIKSKLEFDVTNGAKFIVPIDIIAEFYSPALVYSAGEWLEEGMIVPIEHMVQYCDIIANALQKNRQSL